The genomic region ccttctcaggcttttccattctctccttcccaagaggaaaacttctcctgggcctgtgtgcaggcagagccctgaggagagcaggtgggacacggtgcaatgggctgggacatggagctgcagagctcagggacaagattctgctgcaggacacagggatgtcagtgccaggtgggTGATGTCAGgcatggtgaggctgggggtgaggagcagcttgtctGAACAGGGTCAGCCCTCAGGGGACTCATTCTTCTACATGCCCAGACCTCCTAAGGAGAACTTCAGTGTCAAGATCACCTGGggaatgcttctatcagctcttctctgaactggaaaataaaaaaatactcacttgattaaagaaaaaaaggtcatGAGGTGTACTTTGAATTCTTCCTCCTTAAAGGAACTCCAAACAGACTCCAGTAAGCTGCACAAGCCCTGGAGAGCTGAAGACAATTGAAGGAAGAGAAATTCTTCCTCCAAgggttttctgtattttaatgatCCCCATGGTGGATTTGAGCCCCTGTCCAGGaccctcaggcactgagagaagggtgaagaagctgctcaaggagtcaggagcaaaactccaaGTCCCTTGGAGCATCACTGAGCCCCAGTGAGGGCAGGAactgccaaaggctccccagggactggtgagagcagatccttgaggccaggattgcagggagcccaaggctcagatcagggaactgcaatgctgagcaaggcctgggctggctgggggaagcagaaaggccaagccctgagcccagcctggcacagcagggcctgtccctcacgggtggctcggggctgtttgtggggcagggggatgtgaggggcagcaaagacaaatgtcacaaacctgtgtgaccctgcagatcctcatggaaccaaggggccagggtgacactgtgctgcctcatggaatcaaggagaccattgtgaactcagagaccccaaggaaccaagggtccatggtgaccttgtgcagctgcagtgtcacagaggagccgctgtgacacagcgagggcacacggagcccaggggccattgtgacaatcagggctctgtggaaccacgaagccattgtgacactgcaaggcctcatggaagcacggggccattgtgacactgcagaagcaaggggaacattgtgacactccagggcctcatggaaccaaggagaccattgtgacactgtggggtcccatggaaccaagggaacatggaacaggtctggctggctgggcctcctggggaccacctgacaggtctggcttaCCTTGGCATGTCAAGGGATactttcatctgcccctgaagccctggggctctgggctttccttcccatgggagagaactgtccttctcctccaggggcctatggccaaaagtgggattccttctgcaaattttcttaactgcaaagattgtttccagattaaatctaccaggagagacaggtctggcagGCTTGGCCACTCgggggccacctctcatcttcctttcaaacactggaaccatgtgcttttctttcttatgggaaaaaaacatccatctctaccaggcacccatggccaaaactgaggatctgcctccagaattctctatatccaaggatagctcccagacagaagctgccaggactgacaagtctggctggccttggcttcctgagggctggcactcatctgcctctgaaacaccatggctctgttcttttcttcctaatgtaaataattcttcctatccaggaacccacagccaaaattgagattccacctccaaaatgccctgtgtccaaggatagcCCTTAGATGAAAGGTATCAGGAGAgtcaggtctggctggcttggcctaagggtggccacctctcatcttcttccaggacacttggacttgcacttctctttcctataggaaaaaatcattcatcctgtcatggccaaaactgggattccacctccaaaactctgtACATCCGaggattaatgctttgagaaatgttttttgttgatttaatgacctattaaaacttttcccaaattttctcttatcttctatgttgccagaaaggatgttttattgttttgagctcctgagaatctcttgttggtatttctccagtgcatccaactcagaggacagaaccaattgtaattccttttaaatgtcccattgagagagttttttaggggatgggggtcagggcttgtgtgtcctgcttggcacagcccaggcagggctttcacagcccatcccacactccatttcccagctggagccgctggtgcctctgagttctgctgccccagccccagggacgctctccttgtctgcccattcccccagggtctctgggcagggatggcctcagtgggggctgctgacatcctcagcaacttggaggctgctgctgaattttactgctccagaggcttcttcagccttcagctcctcagtgcaggaattcagtgccccagggctcattaacattcagaacaccttaacaagccaagccctgggaatcatttaagttttcaaatctcttgtggttgattacactatatttaaaaagacagtgagaaaagatttcttcaggtcctgtttagttttttttactcctaataaattgatgtgtgaaatctccaattgacactgaatccaagtgcctcctcatgcagttggaatagatatgaaaatcaagaccctttgtggctgacaatccatcagactctgtccctgcccccaccccaccatttcccccatccaagccctggcactcagggcagccttgtgcaaatctgagctccctccagcccaggctgcacctgcgggtttcagctccttggctccaactcccacctgctttccttggagaaggaggtgccccagacacagagggatgttcatttattgccagccaacaaagccaagggaaggcacagctccaTCAAATGCAAAAGCCATTCCTCTGCTGGCTATTAAATCCACTTTGCACAGCAGGCAGACTCAGAGCAATGGAAAACAccttctgtgcccagcacagatcccaaGGTCCCCCCAAACTCTCCCTGCCCCGATTCTGCCCAGATTTGCTCTTTGCACACACGAGTCacaggctgaaggcaggagctccctccatgcccagagggaggaaaagagggaaagtggatgaagagctctcctgtgcagagccaaggtccaagtgcccctgcagtgggaaccacaactcatcaggtttgtgtcctttgggctCAGGACTGGTgacactcagaggcacagagaggtttCTTGCCAACAAACACAAGTTGAACATTtgaacagtttaaaaacaatcacagctcttccctcaactctctgtgatgtcccagcagcatctgacatGTCCCCTATCCCCAAGGGATTTCTGCACAGGAACAGTTTTAGACAAAGACATAAAAGGTAATTCTGTGATAGATATAAATGTAAGTAAGGTGTTGAataatgtgatatttatttgaatttcagaAAGACTGCACAACTCTGTGAAGCTCAAAGCATGAAGCCAGTCAGTTGAGAGGACCTTGAATGACGAGAGAGCACCTAGAAgaggaaatctgggagcaaCAGGAAGGACATAGATTGAGCTGGTCTAGTGAACAGATTTCCTTAGACATGGCCATTTaaacaggagagctggaaacacctgaaggaagagggagatgatgcaataaacaaaatattggTGACTCAAGAGGATGGAAAGatcaatatttcttcttctcccatcaaTACACTTCCAAGAAATTCCTGTTCCTAGAGGGAAAACATTGGTCTTTCTTAAAAGTAGTGTAAGTGACccagataataaaaatgtccTTGTATAATATGAACTGCACAAATATTAACACCTGTGCCCCTTTCCAGGCAGacatcagctgtgtgcccatGAACAGGCAGTGCCACTTGTGCCCTGAGGTGCCGAGCTGGGGTTGGATctctcagagaggagctgagggagagcagagcaccttgcaagctgcaggtccctgccagccccgcagggctcctgtgccatCAACATCTGCCTTGCTCCAGTCTGGAACAGGGCCCAGCACCGTGCCAGGACCATCAGAGAGCTGAGGTGTGTGCTGGAATTCCATGCCctccccatggcacagcagccctgcatttccctgctccagccttggtctccagcacagccatggaggctctttgggctcctgagtgttcctgcagcccccaagggcagctgagctctgcctttggcacaggcagctctggccAGCGCAGGCCATGCTCAGCAATTCCTTGTCTGTGCCCggccttgctgccagccccagctcagcagccagggctgccgagggctgggacagacagaggctggtgctgacaaatgtcctgggcccctccctgctctgtccatgccccaagggcacagagcagcctcctctcccgggctcttgcctgttttcaatgccttgcccaggcgctggccctgccccacaaggcctgggctgagtcctgcccctgcccgctcagccaggctgagatggacactgatggtttctgtgccaggctctcccagcccagcccagctccctgcaagctctgccagctgccctgagctctgggcagcaccaagggcctctccccagcacagcccagccggctctggccccacagctctgctcaggccaggctgctctgggcactgccccacggcctcagcccctgccaagggcacagcagcagctgcagctcagccaggactcagccccagccatgggggaaggggcttggccaaggccaaaggagctccctggctgccctgctccctctggctgaggtgctgagagctctgcagcccctcctgccatcccatctgcccaggccagcacaagagccccggccttggggccctgcagagctgctcctgctccaggcccagggcccatcccagagctggggcagccacaaagctgtgcccatttctgctcattcctgctctgatggggatggatcctcagCCACTTGGAGGTTGCTGATGAATTTTGCTACTCCACAGGCCTCTTCTTCCTTGAGCTCTTCTTCTTCAggaattcagagagaaaagcttATAAACAGTTGttcaaaacacccaaacaagaCAAGCCCATGGGAATAATTCAACTCTTCAATTCTTCTGTGGTTAATTAGACAGATTTCAAAAGTTTATTCAAGATGACTCTACTATATTGAAAACAATGCCAAGATAATAGTTTCCtcctgttaaattttcttttcctgttgatAGATTGAGATCAGCAATGTCCAGTTGCTATTGATCCCCAGCACCTCCTAATGCAGTctgaatagatatgaaaatcaaggcTTTTCACAGCTGACAATCAAAAATACTTCCTCCatacccccaccccaccatttccctcatccaagccctggcactcagagcagctgaggaatggagtcacatccaggggCATCCCCAGAACTGGAGACTTTGGCCCGGCCATTTACATCTCTTTATTGATTATCTGGACAAGGGGATAGAGGGCAGCCTCGGTCAGTtcccaggtgacaccaagctggtgggagtgtggctgagctggggggcaggaagctctgcagagggcagcaaCAAATCTTCtacactggaattaggaagggcagactttggcctttTTAGGATTCTGATTTGGGGAGTACTGAATCAGgtactgatattttaaacaaaagctgcccTTAAAAAGGAAGGGGTTTAGGAAGGATGAACATGTTTCAAGAAAGCTGTCTTaatggggaaggagctgcctatcccagtgtggcaaaagatgggctagtgatgaaaattactgtcctggctgcccataCAGTTTTCCTGggaactcagaggaaaaaaggagtggcAACACAGGAAGTGTTTTACAATGCCCTTAGGCTATGCAGAAAGACAATTAGAGAGGTGAAAGCTCAAATAGAACTTAACCTgttgatttctgtaaaaaaaaaaaatgaaaagttttacataaaattttgtagcaaaggcagggagaaggagaatctCTATTCTTTATTGGATGCAGTGGAGAATACAACTAAAGATAAAGGGGTCACAAGCTCAGCTCCTACACAGGGAACTAAAGATAAAGTAactaaagagaaggaaaaggctaaACGATTTTACACcttgtttgtctcaattttcaACAAGTGCACAGGTTGTCCTCAGTACAAgtgttctcctgagctggtagatggggacagggagcagaacagccccctgtgatccaggaggaagcagttGGTGATGAGCTGAAGCACTCCGATTCTCACAGGTGTATGGGATGGAATCTAGCCTAGGGGtatgagggagctggtggatgagctccccaagctgctgcccatcatttaccatcagtcctggctcaccagggaggtcccagagcactggaggtgccagtgtgaacccatccccaagaagggctggaaggaggagctggggagctccaggcctgtcagGCTGAGCACGGTGCctggcaaggttatggaacagatcaccttgagtgccaccccagggcacccacaggatggccgaggggtcagagccagccagcgtggatttcaGTATCTACActgatgatctggatgaggggacTGAGTCCACCATcatcaaatttgcagatgacccCAAACTGGGTGTGAGtatggatctgctggagggtaggagggctctacatggagacctggacaggctggatccaacaaggtgaggttttaCAAGGCCAAGTGACGCTGCACTGAACCAGGAGGTCAGTGTTACTCTCTGGGGCTTCGTGAACAACAAAGACCACTATGACATGAGGGCACCTTGTATaaccaagaggccattgtgacaatGCGAGTACTTGTTGAATGAAGGAAGCAATTTTGGGAACGGAGTGCTGCTTGggaccaagaggccattgtgacaccgtggaaccaaggagaccattgctGCACTGTGACACCTcctggaaccaaggatccactgtgacactgcagggccttggggaccaaggatccactgtgacactgcagggccctgggggaccacggtgacattgtgacactgcagggcccacaGATCCAAGAGACTTTGTGACACaaaggggtcccatggaaccaaagagaCATTGTGACTCTGGGAGGCCTGATGgaatcatggagaccattgggacactctggggcctcatggaaccctggtgacaccaagctggctgggaatgttgatctgctggagggtaggagggctctgcacaggaccctggacaggctggatccagggcccaaacccaacaaggtgaggtttaacaagtccaagtgccgggacctgcactttggccacaacaacccctgcagcgctacaggctggggacagaggggctggacagcagccaggcagaaagggacctgcagggactgatggacagcaggctggacatgagccagccgtgtgcccaggtggccaaggaggccagtgtctcctggcctggatcaggaatggtgtggccagcaggagcagagctgctgtgccagcactgatttgccccagctctgcacacagacattgctgctgcagctccagttaACGTAACAAAAGGGTATCTCTGCATAAAACTTTGCTAGGAGATCCCTgagttcctttaaagccaccgagagcacagcccctcattgacacagtctgtgggcacagggaaggtggagatatataaaatgaaaaatggcaCAAACAATGGCTTTATTTTGTtgacaagatttaaaaaataaaacacagggaaaaaatgaaaaaaaaaaaccacaatcaAACCCAAAAGAACTATCAACGATTATATatattacaaattatttctattaactggcctgtccctgctgcagccccggcactgccacccccaggactgtgcccggccccgagagcactcaggccctgcagcaacaccagggccaccagggcagcggggcagggccacgggagcagcactggcagcaccaagtgctgctgctcctgggcacagctctgtgccagcactgatctgccccagctctgcacacagacattgctgctgcagctccagagaaggcaacaaaagggcatctctgcagaaaactctgctgggagatcctttagttcctttaaagtcaCCAAGAGCACAGGCCCTCATTGGCacagtctgtgggcacagggaaggtagagtgaaacaaaatgagaaatggcacaaggaatGGCATTTATTTGTGGACAACagtaaatgtaaaacaaagacttccaagatgaaaccaacaagaagtatcaaagatgaatttttttcgaagtgatttgcagaaattgtccagcagtttaatgtttctgaaagcatccagtcatcagtgtccacactgcagccttgagctcctggttcctcaggctgtagatgagggggttcagggctggagacaccaccgagtacagaactgacactGACAGATCCAGAGATGGGGAGGACATAGAGGGGGGCTTCATGTAGGTAAATGCAACAGTGCTGACAAACAGAGACACCatggccaggtgagggaggcaggtggaaaaggctttgtgccgtccctgctcagaggggatcctcagcacagccctgaagatctgcacataggagaaaacaatgaacacaaaacaacaaaataccaAACACACACTAAGCACAATGAGCCCAAGTTCCCTGAggtgggatttggagcaggagatcttgaggatctgtgggatttcacagaagaactgacCCAGgacattgccatggcacaggggcagggaaaatgtattggccgtgagcagcagagcattgagaaaggcactggcccaggcagctgctgccatgtgggcacaagctctgctgcccaggagggtcccgtagtgcaggggtttgcagatggacacgtagcggtcgtagcacatgatggtcaggaggcaaaactctgctgagatgaagaacataaagaaaaagagctgtgcagcacatcctgtgtaggagatggtgctggtgtcccagagtgaattgtgcatggctttggggacagtggtgcagatggagcccaggtcgctgagggccaggttgagcaggaagaagaacatgggcgtgtgcaggtggtggccgcaggctacggcgctgatgatgaggccgttgcccaggagggcagccagggagatgcccaggaagaggcagaagtgcaggagctgcagctgccgcgtgtctgccagtgccagcaggaggaagtggctgatggagctgctgttggacatttgctgtaGCTGCATATGGGCACTtggtcatggagaaaggacagtgaagAGATAGAGGAGATACCTGTAACGAAAATCAAAGACATTTCCCATAAACCCTCCTCTGTGACACACATGGACATTGTCTTTAGTGTTTTGGATGTTTGGGGCCTTATTTATAAGCTCCCCCTTATCTCTGATGGTGTTCCTGGAAATCAGAAAtgctcagcatttctgctgccctgtggtAGAACAGAGTGGGTTGTCTGATGCAAAATTATGAGCAGAGATTGGGGGAAGAAGGTCTGTTACCTCATTCTGTTTGgagtttctctgggctttcaCTTATCTCAAGTGGAGGATGTTCACACTCCCAAGTTCTCTGTTAAGCTCACCAGGtactgctgagagcagatggatccaccacagctcagctccacaTTTGGAGCCAAGGACTCACATTGCTCATTTCACCtacccagcagcattttcagtgtcagaacaCATCTGCATTTCCCCATCAATCTTATAACTCAGAGATGCTCTAGGACAGGTTTGCACCCTGCATTGAAGCTCCCTGCTTGGACTGAAATCTCAGGGAGACTTCCAAGAgtccttctgatggcactggatgaagggacacacagctccttccctggctgcactgccagcattgcccagagccgggcactggggacagctgtgtcaccctgagccagctgtgccccctgccagagcccccagtgccgggcagctgctcccagccctgtgctctgcagagggaactgggcccggggctgcagagctgccccacggctctgctgcagctctgcctgcacaggaggggctgcacgccttggagccccggccctgagggcagaggcttggctgggggacaggagggagggggcttgtgcagagggaagggctgcactggaggggctcctctgggcatctctaaactctccctgccacagcatttctgggctttgttttctctccttccctgatcttctctctgcttcctggagattttcctcctgcagatgtttccctgtgcctgatctctctgtgccagcactcccagaccccaaatctctgtgcactctccttggcctgacagaaccctgcctgtttgcagggcactggctgggggcaggttctgtttgcagcttggaGAAAGGAGAGCTCAGACTgagcctgatggctccagcaaaggtgatgctgctgctgtccatgggcagagtggctgaaagAACATTAGGGATCTCCTGTGAGCACTAAAACTAACAGTTCAGATGTCTCAGGCACTTGTCAAAATTCATAATCaacatttaatatttatccctccctccctgtcaTTCTCCAGTAGAAGGAAACTGAATACAAAATCTCtggaaatctcatttttatcaaatccttgtcttggaaatattttatgactGGTGAGAACCCTTCAGTATTTCAGAGCTTCATCAAAATTTCACCTCccctgcaccagaaatgctcagagtggtactcacagggtctgtgggcattgggatgttccagctttaggagatctctccaggagctgcagctgcattgtcctgcagccagaggttcctgtgccaagggctggcagtgattctgccccaggcacttctcagcccttcccagccctgactgattgaagctctctgtgcctctgtgctgtgcccgggctggctgcaggcagtgccccagccctgctgggctgggagaagagctgctcagcaagagaaatgtgcttttgaagctctccttggttaccaggatcaccctctgtgccaggagcccggcccagctcagcagcacagacacagcacaaggactttaatgaccctctggggctttgtgctcaggccctgaacatcaggccctgagagggagctgcagaaacctctccagaactccaagtcagaatccaactccaaagttccttggacttttaatgggtcccactgagggacacgactgagaaagtgtccccaggccccaggcagagcagagaactggaggcactgatgacaggtggggacaaagagaagccaagtcttggtgccctgaggcacagcagggtctgtgccaccaagggctgggaggagacaccttgtcctgaggccctggggcctcctggcacagccccagccaggctgggcactgtcaccccctggtcctgccctcagcatccccccgtagcccacatcccagtggcctcaaggatctgctggaaggagtccctggggagccttggtcaggaatggccctgggggctccttcatgctcccagggattGCAGGTTGTTCAAAGGACTTTGACTTTGGCTTTTGCCTTgaagtctctgagaggtttgtgcaatcctggcctccaattatctgctgtaattagtccctggagaggctttgtcagtaacaacactcagtggggctcattaatgctttgagatactcaaagtttttaaggtactttggattctcctttccacactgagtgCATcggagaggtttttgtgccatcctggcctccagttctctcctccaaggagtcTATGAGGAccctgtgttggggatggacctcagtgggttCCATTAATGCCTTGAGACACTTTGGGTATTTTTCGTTTGactttgactcctggaaaggtttgtgcaatctcctctcaggccctgaggttccagggctcagctccaaatgcaccacggggctcattaggatcaacaagtcctgacaaaccatggctctgccttgatttccctctgctcttgtgcagttcatcaggaagtttctgtagtggttttggttcatcaatttgagatttctcagccaatgcattaattagtgtggtgggttcagtgttgcttaattaccagtgcactcactagaatatacttactcatttaATGCTCTGAGATAcgattaggagaaaggcaaagtagGCTCAGAACTTTAAAAGAGAagattttttaagaaaagtttattaacgGTAACTAAAAGgaagagtaataagaatcagaacaaaactttcagaacacttcccctctccatacaaactgacaacatAAAGAGACCAAACGTAAAACTTTCTGTCAGCTAACAGGGAGAAAAGTTCCTTTTGTTAATG from Taeniopygia guttata chromosome 36, bTaeGut7.mat, whole genome shotgun sequence harbors:
- the LOC140681484 gene encoding olfactory receptor 14A16-like, coding for MSNSSSISHFLLLALADTRQLQLLHFCLFLGISLAALLGNGLIISAVACGHHLHTPMFFFLLNLALSDLGSICTTVPKAMHNSLWDTSTISYTGCAAQLFFFMFFISAEFCLLTIMCYDRYVSICKPLHYGTLLGSRACAHMAAAAWASAFLNALLLTANTFSLPLCHGNVLGQFFCEIPQILKISCSKSHLRELGLIVLSVCLVFCCFVFIVFSYVQIFRAVLRIPSEQGRHKAFSTCLPHLAMVSLFVSTVAFTYMKPPSMSSPSLDLSVSVLYSVVSPALNPLIYSLRNQELKAAVWTLMTGCFQKH